From Fibrobacter sp. UWB5, the proteins below share one genomic window:
- the scpB gene encoding SMC-Scp complex subunit ScpB, with translation MEENQNLDDLAEESAELPKVESQEDLARIIQALVFASPDIVTLKKLREILGDFLDARLVSDALIAANDSLNKINSPFEIVEQAGGYRFRTRAKYYPWVRKLFPEANARRLSQAALETLAVIAYQQPITKAAIEQVRGVSSVDGPIRNLLDKGFIALGSRADTVGNPYTYVTTQEFMKYFGINRIPEDLPRLREFSELLEAGALVPQYAKPESVSPEEPVQPEENPDQVELSMGDA, from the coding sequence ATGGAAGAAAATCAGAATTTGGACGATTTGGCCGAAGAATCGGCGGAACTCCCGAAAGTCGAGAGCCAAGAGGATTTGGCCCGCATTATCCAGGCGCTCGTGTTTGCGTCTCCTGACATTGTGACGCTTAAAAAGCTGCGCGAAATTCTGGGTGATTTTTTGGATGCGCGCTTGGTGTCCGATGCGCTGATTGCGGCGAACGATTCGCTGAACAAGATTAATTCCCCGTTCGAAATCGTGGAACAGGCGGGCGGTTACCGCTTTAGAACGCGAGCCAAGTACTACCCGTGGGTGCGCAAGCTGTTCCCCGAAGCAAACGCCCGTAGGCTCAGTCAGGCGGCGCTTGAAACTTTGGCGGTGATTGCTTACCAGCAGCCGATAACCAAGGCGGCGATTGAACAGGTGCGTGGCGTGTCGTCGGTGGATGGCCCGATTCGTAACTTGCTCGACAAGGGCTTTATTGCATTGGGTAGTCGTGCCGATACGGTGGGAAACCCCTATACCTACGTGACCACGCAGGAATTCATGAAGTATTTTGGCATCAACCGCATCCCGGAAGACTTGCCGAGACTCCGCGAATTCAGTGAACTTCTGGAAGCGGGCGCCTTGGTGCCGCAGTATGCGAAACCCGAATCGGTGAGCCCCGAAGAACCGGTGCAGCCCGAAGAAAATCCGGACCAGGTTGAATTGTCGATGGGAGATGCCTAA
- the mutS gene encoding DNA mismatch repair protein MutS, which translates to MAVTPLMQQYYEIKKQNPGCILFFRMGDFFELFEDDAVVASKILGLTLTSRNNGASGATPLCGFPHHAADRYVPKMVAAGYRIAICEQVEDPKLAKGIVKRDIVEIISAGTAMDESNLNAKEANYLCAFIPEKDSVSFAIADVTTGYLAACKSSVQAFECEFCRRMPKEVVVPEGTSIPSGVMDLIRSENILVTELPAFLFGEDSAKDVLFTHFKVEALDGLGLDGRVVETQVTGVLLQYLMDQKKSELSHFTTLEILNLDDYMTLDPSTLRNLELVRPLNADDISSTLCYVLDFTVTAMGGRNLKEWVSHPLISVDRIKEREDAVEELVNNPVALDELKESLTSILDMERLMGRVGSGRANARDLAGMGRSLSQASKVADVLEGLNSPIFEPMRAALIAARGRGEELLSQFNDDLPLTVREGGMIRAGANAELDAMNEDIKERREWIASLEVRERERLGIPSLKVGYNRVFGYYIEITKAQMAKATAPIPDEYIRKQTTVNGERYITPEMKECESIISNAEVNIHALEYKIFCELRERVNSWRAELQEIANAIAHVDTLYSFARAARKYNYVCPEVFEGSGIEIKGGFHPVIVAVNSDLDFIPNDVNLSPEATRLMLITGPNMAGKSTYLRQTGLIVLMAQIGCFVPAESARIGVVDRIFTRVGASDRLSRGLSTFMVEMIETANILRNATSHSLVLLDEIGRGTSTFDGLSIAWAIVETLHDEPARAAITLFATHYHELTGLVESLEHAGNFQVGVQEKGDKLIFLHKILEGACDSSYGIHVAEMAGLPNNVLRRARKILLRLEKQKIDPSDGATHKKLMEKPQVDLFAPPDESTQLLKEEIRRLKPEEMTPMQALQCLMDLKEHYGK; encoded by the coding sequence ATGGCTGTAACCCCGTTAATGCAGCAGTATTACGAGATCAAGAAACAGAATCCCGGCTGCATCTTGTTTTTTAGAATGGGCGACTTCTTCGAACTTTTCGAAGACGATGCCGTGGTTGCCTCGAAGATTTTAGGACTCACGCTCACGAGCCGCAACAACGGCGCCTCGGGAGCAACGCCCTTGTGCGGGTTCCCGCACCATGCAGCAGACCGTTACGTGCCCAAGATGGTGGCGGCGGGCTACCGCATTGCCATTTGCGAACAGGTAGAAGACCCGAAGCTTGCAAAGGGAATCGTCAAGCGCGACATTGTAGAAATCATCAGTGCCGGCACTGCGATGGACGAATCGAACCTGAATGCGAAAGAGGCGAATTACCTTTGCGCGTTTATTCCCGAAAAGGATTCGGTTTCGTTTGCGATTGCCGACGTGACGACGGGCTACTTGGCCGCTTGCAAGAGTTCGGTGCAGGCTTTTGAATGTGAATTCTGCCGCCGTATGCCCAAGGAAGTCGTGGTGCCCGAAGGAACTTCGATTCCAAGCGGTGTGATGGACTTGATTCGTTCCGAAAACATTCTGGTGACGGAACTTCCGGCATTCCTGTTCGGCGAAGATTCCGCGAAGGATGTGCTGTTTACGCACTTTAAGGTCGAGGCTTTGGACGGTCTCGGTCTGGACGGGCGAGTGGTCGAAACCCAGGTGACGGGAGTGCTTCTCCAGTACCTGATGGACCAGAAGAAGTCCGAACTTTCGCATTTTACGACGCTCGAGATTCTGAATCTCGACGACTACATGACGCTCGATCCGAGTACGCTGCGTAACTTGGAACTGGTGCGCCCGCTGAATGCTGACGACATTAGCAGTACGCTTTGCTACGTGCTCGACTTTACGGTGACTGCCATGGGCGGGCGCAATCTGAAGGAGTGGGTGAGCCACCCGCTGATTTCGGTGGACCGCATTAAGGAACGTGAAGACGCAGTCGAGGAACTCGTCAATAATCCGGTCGCTCTCGATGAGCTTAAGGAATCGCTGACTTCGATTCTCGATATGGAACGCCTGATGGGCCGTGTGGGGTCCGGACGCGCGAATGCCCGCGACTTGGCGGGCATGGGCCGTTCGCTTTCGCAGGCCTCCAAGGTGGCCGATGTGCTTGAAGGATTGAACTCGCCGATTTTTGAACCGATGCGAGCGGCCCTCATTGCCGCCCGAGGCCGTGGCGAAGAACTCCTCTCGCAGTTTAACGATGACTTGCCGCTGACCGTTCGCGAGGGCGGCATGATTCGCGCGGGTGCAAACGCGGAACTCGATGCCATGAACGAAGACATCAAGGAACGCCGCGAATGGATTGCCTCCTTGGAAGTCCGTGAACGTGAACGCCTCGGCATCCCGAGCCTTAAGGTCGGCTACAACCGTGTCTTCGGTTACTATATCGAAATTACCAAGGCGCAGATGGCGAAGGCGACTGCCCCGATTCCTGACGAATACATTCGCAAGCAGACGACGGTGAACGGCGAACGCTATATTACGCCCGAGATGAAGGAATGCGAATCCATCATTAGCAACGCCGAAGTCAACATTCATGCGCTGGAATACAAGATTTTCTGCGAACTCCGCGAACGCGTAAACAGCTGGCGTGCCGAACTCCAGGAAATCGCGAATGCGATTGCCCATGTAGATACGCTTTATAGCTTTGCCCGCGCCGCTCGCAAGTACAATTACGTTTGCCCCGAAGTCTTCGAAGGCTCGGGTATCGAAATCAAGGGCGGTTTCCATCCGGTGATTGTCGCGGTCAATTCGGACCTTGACTTTATCCCGAACGATGTGAACCTTTCGCCCGAAGCCACGCGCCTCATGCTCATTACGGGCCCTAACATGGCCGGTAAATCGACTTACCTGCGCCAGACGGGACTCATTGTGCTCATGGCGCAAATCGGCTGCTTCGTGCCGGCAGAAAGTGCCCGCATCGGCGTGGTGGACCGCATCTTTACGCGCGTGGGTGCAAGCGACCGCTTGAGCCGTGGTCTTTCGACGTTCATGGTCGAAATGATTGAAACCGCGAACATCTTGCGCAATGCAACTTCGCACAGCTTGGTGCTCCTCGACGAAATCGGTCGCGGAACCAGTACCTTTGACGGCCTCTCGATTGCGTGGGCGATTGTGGAAACTCTGCATGATGAACCGGCCCGTGCCGCCATCACGCTGTTTGCAACGCACTACCACGAACTTACTGGCCTTGTGGAAAGCCTTGAACACGCCGGAAACTTCCAGGTGGGTGTCCAGGAAAAGGGCGACAAGCTCATCTTCTTGCACAAGATTCTTGAAGGTGCTTGCGACTCCAGCTACGGTATTCACGTGGCCGAAATGGCGGGCCTTCCGAACAATGTGCTGCGTCGTGCCCGCAAGATTCTTTTGCGCCTCGAAAAGCAGAAGATTGACCCGAGTGATGGTGCTACCCACAAGAAGCTCATGGAAAAGCCGCAGGTCGATTTGTTCGCCCCTCCCGACGAATCTACGCAGCTCCTTAAGGAAGAAATCCGCCGCTTAAAACCCGAAGAAATGACTCCGATGCAGGCGCTCCAATGCCTGATGGACTTGAAGGAACATTACGGGAAATGA
- a CDS encoding HD domain-containing protein: protein MIDFAALQEFVYSNRIVDSTIHGLSHWRQVEFNGLLLAPITGADVTVVRLFALFHDCKREDDGYDGEHGERGAAFAKECFEKGLLEITQEQFDQLYHACFYHTKEHQTDDPTINTCYDADRLDLGRVGFELNPKKMATMPGARIAHKSLQAKVNVYEMREWLKTIEV, encoded by the coding sequence ATGATCGATTTTGCCGCCTTACAAGAGTTTGTCTATAGCAATCGAATCGTAGATTCAACGATTCATGGACTTTCTCATTGGCGGCAGGTGGAATTCAATGGCTTGCTCCTTGCGCCTATTACAGGTGCCGACGTGACAGTCGTGCGACTGTTCGCACTCTTTCACGACTGCAAGCGCGAAGATGACGGCTACGATGGCGAACACGGCGAGCGCGGAGCGGCCTTTGCCAAGGAATGCTTCGAAAAGGGCCTTCTCGAAATCACGCAGGAACAGTTCGACCAACTTTATCACGCCTGCTTTTACCACACCAAGGAACATCAGACTGATGATCCGACCATCAACACCTGCTACGACGCTGACCGCCTAGACCTCGGCCGCGTAGGCTTCGAGCTCAATCCAAAAAAAATGGCGACGATGCCGGGTGCAAGAATCGCCCACAAGTCCTTGCAGGCGAAAGTCAATGTTTACGAAATGCGTGAATGGCTAAAGACTATCGAAGTCTGA